The window TACTTCATGACGTGGCAGGATCGCTTGTATCCCAGGCCGAGCATACGATGATCGTTACGGATGACGGGTGCATTGTAACGACTGTTTAATATTGTATTACAACGAATAATATTAAATTATTTTTTCAGTTTTCAGGATAATATAGCGTGAGATAATATTATCCCGTTTGAGCAGTAAAATATGATGTTGTACATATGAATGCCGACGACAAGGAACTGGCGATCGATATTCTTGAGTTTCTCATAACCGCGGATATTATCAATAAAAATGAAGAGCTCACGAAACTCGACCTGCCCAAAAAATACTGGAAATTTTTCGGCACCGGCGACTACAATACGGATATTGACAGGCCAATAACAATCGGAGAGTCCCTCATCAGCAAGGTTTGCATTGCTGACAATGCAATAGAAATTGTCAAACAGAACCCCTTCGTCAAGTTCGATGAATTCGGGAAGAGGTTCGGAATCACTACGCTTGACGCCGCAGCGGCATGGTTCCTCCGCCAGGCCGGGAAAGAGCGGATAATGAGAAATCCTGTTCTTGCCCGTTATTATGAGAAGGCCGGAGATGCCGGTATATCCTATAAAGAATCCCTTGAGAGCGTCCCTCGGTTCATCGATTCGAAGGAGTACCTTGAGGCGAAGGTAAACCATATCATCGGTGACGACGAGGAGCTCAAGGCGGCACGCGGGCTTATCATCATCAGTTCTCCCGAAGAGATCGAATATTCGCTCGACGATCTGGTCTGTACTCCCAAACAGGAAGAAGGGATCAAAAAGATCGAGATTGCACTGAAGAACAGGGAGTTCCTTAAGGAAAGAAGGATATTCGAGTTCGGAAAACTCCTCTTCGTCGGCCCGCCGGGAACAGGAAAGACATCGCTGGCTCTTGCAATGTCGAAGGCGCTTAAGATGCCGCTGCTCGAGG of the Methanolacinia paynteri genome contains:
- a CDS encoding ATP-binding protein: MNADDKELAIDILEFLITADIINKNEELTKLDLPKKYWKFFGTGDYNTDIDRPITIGESLISKVCIADNAIEIVKQNPFVKFDEFGKRFGITTLDAAAAWFLRQAGKERIMRNPVLARYYEKAGDAGISYKESLESVPRFIDSKEYLEAKVNHIIGDDEELKAARGLIIISSPEEIEYSLDDLVCTPKQEEGIKKIEIALKNREFLKERRIFEFGKLLFVGPPGTGKTSLALAMSKALKMPLLEVRLAMVTSQYLGETSKNIDRIFDIARRLSPCILFIDEFDFVAKSRVTEDNGAMKRAVNMLLKNIDTVSFVRNGVVLIGATNHPALLDEAAWRRFDDVIEFPLPDYEMRVEILKKITSTLDCTCDFEELAAETEGFSGADLRIMIKESIISALMRDSFELSEFDVEQGMGSVRERDTIRQSASI